The following DNA comes from Mucilaginibacter jinjuensis.
TTGTTTTATGTATGGATAAAAGGAACCTACAATGGCGAGTTTTATAGCAATAAAGGCCCACGCACCAACACCAATGCAAGTGTTACTTACAAACCGGGCGATGATTGGACAATAGGTGCAAACTATGGCTATAACAGCCACTTAATATGGCTCCAGGGAGGTTCTAATCATTACATGTATTCGTCGTTAAGCCTAAGCAAGGTTATCCTCAACAAAAAACTGACGATTACCGGGGTGGTTAATAACCCAACCCAAAAACTGTATACATATACACAGTTTACCTCAACGCCAGATTTTTACCAGGCTAATACCCAATATCAAATTTATCGCACCTTCAACTTCAGCCTTAACTATAAGTTCGGCAAGCTAAGCAGCGACATCAAGAAAAATCAGCGGAGCATTAATAATGATGATGTGAGTAAGCAATAGATTTAATTCAAAATTAAAAAGTCAAAATTAAAAAGTCAAAATCCTTTCAACTTCCGTTTTTGAATTTTGACTTTTTAATTTTTACTTCAAAAAGAATTATTTTCTCTCAAACTGGTACAGCGTAACGCTCTTAAATACTTTTCCGGGCTCTAACAAGGTTGGCGGGAAAGCTGGTTGGTTTGGTGAATCAGGATAATGTTGGGTCTCTAAGCAAAATGCGGTTCGGTAGGCATCCGGCTGGTCGCCTTTCATTTTAAAATCACCTTTCATAAAGTTACCGGTGTAAAACTGGATGCCGGGCTGAGTTGTAAACACCTTCATGATTAAGCCGGACTGGTCGCCAATTACAGTAACAACCGGTACCTGGGTATTAGGATGATTCAGCACGTAGTTATGATCATAACCGTGGCCAAATTTAATCTGCTCGTTATCATCATTAATACGGTCGCCAATTGGCAGCGGTGCGCGAAAATCAAACGGGGTTCCTTTAACGCTCGCCACTTTTCCAACCGGGATCAGGTCTTTATTAACCGGGGTGTACTCATCAGCATTAATCTGCATAATATGTTTCAGTATCGTGCCGCTGCCTGCGCCGTTCAGGTTAAAGTAAGCGTGGTTAGTTAGGTTAATAAAGGTTGGTTTATCGGTTTTGGCTTCGTAATTAATTTCGAGGCTGTTGTACCGGGTAACAGTATAAGTAACT
Coding sequences within:
- a CDS encoding aldose epimerase family protein — encoded protein: MTDTDTIATSKLLPATTGFEQAIDGKQVKLFYLKGKNGMQAAITNYGGRVVSLLVKSANGKMVDVIAGFDNLKGYQQSSSNYYGALIGRYGNRIANGKFKLDGKEYSLFINNAPNTLHGGKVGFDSKVWDAVQPNEHTLELTYHSADMEEGFPGNLDVKVTYTVTRYNSLEINYEAKTDKPTFINLTNHAYFNLNGAGSGTILKHIMQINADEYTPVNKDLIPVGKVASVKGTPFDFRAPLPIGDRINDDNEQIKFGHGYDHNYVLNHPNTQVPVVTVIGDQSGLIMKVFTTQPGIQFYTGNFMKGDFKMKGDQPDAYRTAFCLETQHYPDSPNQPAFPPTLLEPGKVFKSVTLYQFERK